A section of the Bacillus sp. HSf4 genome encodes:
- a CDS encoding aspartate aminotransferase family protein, translating to MKQSSKQKNFDSLFMHNGEQGIKAYRDAVETAVDVLWADWKDKSKPYSGKMPNELKHEIKNLFSFQEAGEPLADVLRELKEAYLPHRIHVEDPKCAAHLHCPPLIPALAAEMLISVLNQSMDSFDQSGAASLIEEEMVQWLCRKFEYGKDADGTFTSGGTQSNYMGLLLARDAYCEKRWNWSVQKDGLPPEAHRLRILCSKDAHFTVKKSASQLGLGERAVVLVDTDDEKRMCLYDLKRKTAMLKESGLHPFAIVATCGTTDFGSIDPLSELADAAHAEGIWLHVDAAYGGALILSRARRYKLTGIDRADSISVDFHKQFYQPVSCGAFLVKDRRHFRLIDYHADYLNPEEDEAEGIVHLVNKSIQTTRRFDALKLFVSLRVLGEDTFAEMIDWTFALAEAAAKKISASDRFELLNPHPELNAVVFRCLAAEDDAENDSLNKYIHRELFRTGQAVIAKTAADGKTYLKFTLLNPRMALSDLDDVLGRIQELAGLYLNSRRITR from the coding sequence ATGAAGCAGTCAAGTAAACAGAAAAACTTTGATTCCCTGTTTATGCACAACGGTGAACAGGGAATCAAAGCCTACCGTGATGCGGTCGAGACCGCTGTTGATGTGCTGTGGGCCGACTGGAAGGATAAATCGAAGCCGTACAGCGGGAAGATGCCGAACGAATTGAAGCACGAAATCAAAAACTTATTTTCGTTTCAGGAAGCGGGAGAACCGCTTGCGGATGTTCTCAGAGAGCTGAAAGAAGCCTATTTGCCGCACCGGATTCATGTCGAAGATCCAAAATGCGCCGCACACCTTCACTGTCCGCCGCTGATCCCAGCGCTCGCTGCAGAGATGCTGATCAGCGTGCTGAATCAGTCGATGGATTCGTTTGATCAAAGCGGAGCGGCTTCATTGATCGAGGAAGAAATGGTGCAGTGGCTTTGCCGAAAGTTTGAATACGGAAAAGATGCTGACGGAACATTTACGAGCGGAGGGACACAGTCCAATTATATGGGGCTTCTTTTGGCCCGCGATGCCTACTGCGAAAAGCGGTGGAACTGGAGCGTCCAAAAGGACGGCCTGCCGCCGGAAGCGCACCGGCTGCGGATCCTCTGTTCTAAAGATGCCCATTTTACCGTGAAAAAATCGGCTTCCCAGCTCGGTCTCGGAGAGCGTGCCGTCGTTCTCGTCGACACGGATGACGAAAAGCGAATGTGCCTTTACGATTTAAAGCGAAAAACAGCGATGCTGAAGGAATCGGGCTTACATCCCTTTGCGATTGTGGCAACATGCGGAACGACGGATTTCGGAAGCATCGACCCGCTTTCCGAACTTGCGGATGCCGCGCATGCTGAAGGAATTTGGCTCCACGTTGATGCCGCGTATGGCGGGGCATTGATATTGAGCAGGGCCCGCCGTTATAAATTGACCGGCATTGACAGGGCCGACTCAATCAGCGTCGACTTCCACAAGCAGTTTTATCAGCCGGTCAGCTGCGGCGCTTTTCTTGTAAAAGACAGAAGGCATTTCCGCTTGATTGATTATCATGCCGATTATTTAAATCCCGAGGAGGATGAAGCGGAGGGAATCGTCCATCTCGTCAATAAATCGATTCAGACGACGCGGCGTTTTGACGCGTTAAAGCTGTTTGTCTCATTGCGTGTGCTCGGGGAAGATACATTCGCCGAGATGATTGACTGGACATTCGCATTGGCTGAAGCGGCAGCGAAAAAAATCTCCGCAAGCGATCGGTTCGAACTGCTGAATCCACACCCTGAACTGAACGCTGTCGTCTTCCGCTGCCTCGCCGCAGAAGACGATGCGGAGAATGACAGCTTGAATAAATATATTCACAGAGAATTGTTCAGAACGGGACAGGCGGTGATCGCCAAGACGGCAGCAGACGGGAAGACATATTTAAAATTCACGCTGCTCAATCCGAGAATGGCGCTTTCTGATCTTGACGACGTTCTCGGGCGGATTCAAGAGCTTGCGGGCCTTTATTTGAATAGCAGGAGGATAACAAGATGA
- a CDS encoding PLP-dependent aminotransferase family protein yields MKFSLDRNSEIPLYQQIEQILKDKMSRGEWPAGTKIPSQRKLAGMFQVNRSTVTAALDELTAQGLLEGKRGGGTKVMNHTWSGMTDGPSLDWNGYVRSGIHRPNSLTIQEINRQEFREDIIRLGTGELSPELLPYQQVKKMLRDAESDKLMLGYEEPKGNRYTREVLAAHLKQKGIHVSPDAILIVSGALQALQLISIGLLKRKAAVLTEKPSYLYSLHVFQSMEMRLYGIPIDEGGLSPAAIQACKNKHGADLLYTIPSFHNPTGFLMTEERRKELIQTAKRLSLPIIEDDAYGDLWLDSPPPPPLKTFDQDGNVLYVGTLSKTVSPGLRIGWIAGPEPVIDRLADIKMQTDYGSSSLSQWAAAKWLSSGLYEENLHLIRNDLRIRRDTAIRCLEAHFDGIADWKEPPGGFYIWVTFFQSLPLHVLFEKALQKNILINPGTLYDKEAKRSIRLSYSYASLSGLETGIRTVAELARELLTATAG; encoded by the coding sequence ATGAAATTCTCGCTCGATCGAAACTCGGAAATACCATTGTATCAGCAAATTGAACAAATCTTGAAAGACAAAATGTCGCGGGGCGAATGGCCGGCCGGAACCAAAATTCCGTCCCAGCGGAAGCTCGCCGGCATGTTTCAAGTCAACAGAAGCACGGTGACCGCGGCGCTTGACGAATTGACAGCCCAGGGGCTTCTTGAAGGCAAGCGGGGCGGCGGCACAAAAGTGATGAATCATACATGGAGCGGCATGACGGACGGACCGTCGCTCGACTGGAACGGCTATGTCCGTTCGGGAATCCACCGCCCGAATTCTTTGACGATCCAGGAAATCAACCGGCAGGAGTTCAGGGAAGACATCATCCGGCTTGGGACCGGTGAACTGTCGCCTGAGCTTTTGCCCTATCAGCAGGTCAAAAAAATGCTCCGTGATGCTGAATCAGACAAGCTGATGCTCGGATATGAAGAACCGAAAGGAAACCGGTATACGAGAGAAGTGCTGGCGGCTCATTTAAAACAAAAAGGCATTCATGTTTCCCCGGATGCCATCCTGATCGTTTCCGGCGCTTTGCAAGCCCTCCAGCTCATCTCGATCGGCCTTTTGAAACGGAAGGCCGCCGTCCTCACCGAAAAGCCGTCATACTTATACTCGCTCCATGTGTTCCAATCGATGGAGATGAGGCTTTACGGCATTCCGATTGATGAAGGGGGATTGAGTCCGGCTGCTATTCAGGCCTGCAAAAACAAGCATGGCGCCGACCTTTTGTATACGATTCCGTCTTTTCACAACCCGACGGGCTTTTTGATGACGGAAGAAAGGAGAAAAGAGCTGATTCAGACCGCGAAGCGCTTATCTCTTCCCATTATTGAAGATGATGCATACGGCGATTTGTGGCTTGACAGTCCGCCTCCGCCCCCGCTTAAGACCTTCGACCAAGACGGAAACGTGCTTTATGTCGGCACATTATCGAAAACGGTCAGCCCCGGCCTTCGCATCGGCTGGATCGCCGGGCCCGAGCCTGTGATCGACAGGCTGGCAGATATCAAAATGCAGACGGACTATGGGTCAAGCTCCCTCTCCCAGTGGGCTGCTGCAAAATGGCTCTCAAGCGGACTTTATGAAGAAAACCTCCATTTGATCAGGAATGACTTGAGAATCAGGCGTGACACAGCCATCCGCTGCCTTGAAGCGCACTTTGACGGGATCGCTGACTGGAAGGAGCCGCCCGGCGGGTTTTACATCTGGGTCACATTTTTTCAGTCACTGCCGCTTCATGTGCTGTTTGAAAAAGCGCTGCAAAAAAACATCCTCATCAATCCGGGAACCCTTTACGATAAAGAAGCGAAAAGAAGCATCAGACTGTCTTATTCCTACGCTTCTCTTAGCGGCCTCGAAACCGGAATCCGAACCGTCGCCGAACTGGCACGGGAACTTTTAACCGCCACTGCCGGCTGA
- a CDS encoding LysE family transporter → MTAAIHGIILAFGLILPLGAQNVFIFQQGAAAPSFFRVMPLVIAAAICDTLLVILAVAGVSAAVAGIPAVKLILLSGGFCFLMYMGWITWHAKPAAGEKRTDGMTVKQQIAFAAAVSLLNPHAILDIVGVIGTSSLAYDGAEKWLFTVACILVSWAWFAGLAAAGRVIRRLDRSGAALILFNKGSALIMWGLGLYLGASLWS, encoded by the coding sequence ATGACCGCAGCCATTCACGGCATCATTCTCGCTTTTGGACTGATTCTGCCTTTAGGGGCGCAAAACGTCTTCATTTTTCAGCAGGGGGCGGCGGCACCGAGCTTTTTCCGGGTTATGCCGCTTGTGATTGCCGCAGCGATTTGTGATACGCTGCTAGTGATTCTTGCTGTTGCAGGAGTTTCGGCGGCTGTCGCCGGCATCCCGGCGGTGAAATTGATTTTATTGAGCGGCGGCTTCTGTTTCCTGATGTATATGGGATGGATCACATGGCACGCCAAACCAGCTGCAGGGGAAAAACGAACGGATGGAATGACGGTGAAACAGCAAATCGCTTTTGCAGCGGCTGTCTCGTTGCTAAATCCGCACGCCATTCTCGACATCGTCGGTGTGATCGGCACCAGCTCGTTGGCATATGACGGGGCGGAAAAATGGTTATTCACCGTGGCATGTATCCTTGTCTCATGGGCATGGTTTGCCGGACTGGCGGCAGCGGGCCGGGTGATCAGGCGCCTGGATCGGTCGGGAGCCGCGCTTATCTTGTTCAACAAAGGATCTGCTCTCATCATGTGGGGACTTGGCCTCTATCTTGGCGCTTCACTATGGTCCTGA
- a CDS encoding GerAB/ArcD/ProY family transporter: MIIILNRTQVLFFILILPMYLVHPFMIFGLLIIGALSQLNLFILSKWLSSPYAPKGYEGFRDVFGEGKLRFLVLLCLIQLFIKTVILIVSYAETVRYFIFPAINLNWLVLFIVLIGAYAASKGMENTMRFAIIAFLSSFWIVFLFIRFYIPPIASLNDLYPLIPFEWTKKSWQTLLVTWSAFSGPEYLICLAPWFKKQERVIKYLSIGNAISILEYLFLFAASLFFYGSSYLRETIFPVINMLRYLESPILERVDTFLLSAHMFHYAFVIAIFLLCLYGGARIVIKRVSKPVTRKGFIFSFLLVLAASLILSIWFWENGEQKEMWFILEVTLGAVTYALVPSLLLAAGKRKGRSS, encoded by the coding sequence ATGATCATCATCCTGAACCGCACTCAGGTTCTGTTTTTCATCCTCATCCTGCCGATGTATTTGGTCCATCCGTTTATGATTTTCGGACTCTTGATCATCGGCGCGCTGTCTCAGCTTAATCTGTTCATCCTGTCCAAATGGCTGTCATCTCCTTACGCGCCCAAAGGATATGAGGGCTTCAGAGACGTTTTCGGCGAAGGAAAGCTCCGTTTTCTCGTGTTGCTTTGCTTGATTCAGCTGTTCATTAAAACGGTGATTCTGATCGTGAGTTATGCGGAAACCGTCCGGTACTTTATTTTTCCGGCCATCAATTTAAACTGGCTTGTTCTGTTCATCGTGTTGATCGGCGCCTATGCGGCGTCCAAAGGAATGGAAAATACGATGCGGTTTGCGATCATCGCATTTTTATCATCGTTTTGGATCGTATTCTTGTTTATCCGGTTCTACATACCGCCGATCGCTTCGCTGAACGACTTATATCCGCTGATTCCATTTGAGTGGACAAAAAAATCGTGGCAAACATTGCTTGTGACCTGGTCTGCTTTTTCAGGTCCCGAGTATCTGATTTGCCTTGCTCCATGGTTTAAAAAACAGGAGCGTGTCATCAAATACTTATCTATCGGAAATGCGATTTCCATTCTTGAATATTTGTTTTTGTTTGCGGCATCACTGTTCTTTTACGGTTCGTCTTATTTGCGGGAAACCATTTTCCCGGTCATCAACATGCTCCGCTATTTGGAATCCCCGATTCTGGAGCGGGTTGATACCTTTTTATTGTCCGCGCATATGTTTCATTACGCTTTTGTCATCGCCATCTTTTTACTTTGTTTATACGGCGGCGCCCGGATCGTGATCAAAAGAGTCTCGAAACCGGTTACCCGCAAAGGGTTTATTTTCAGCTTTCTCTTGGTGTTGGCCGCATCGCTCATATTAAGCATATGGTTTTGGGAAAATGGAGAACAAAAGGAGATGTGGTTTATCCTGGAGGTTACGCTGGGAGCCGTTACATATGCGCTTGTTCCTTCACTGCTTCTGGCAGCCGGTAAACGAAAGGGGCGATCATCATGA
- a CDS encoding spore germination protein — translation MFQKKDQTPFTADQPAVSAEAIEAAIAGMSDAVSEEYEMKNGQKAVFYYINTIIDEGSLHELIIKPMISCGDVTVYDYLKGLLLNVLQITALDEATNLLMTGAVLVFDPRHGHWYAIPLENRLGRQIESSKHSFTEQIGLNLSLIRRRLPLTNLKTERLEIGALSKTSIVLIYIDGLTNPEFVEEAKKRIAAIDFDTMLDSSQLAELMEDHHHTIFPQFQQTERPDICTYNLSIGKVTILVDNTPFALNAPITLFHLFHSFEDYTMRWPISSFFRWLRYFSFILSIALIPVYVALSTHHYHMIPLQILNVLIESRSKVPFNPFWEAFLMLIVIEFIKEASVRMPTKSSSTLGVISGIVIGEAAVQAGFVSKVLVVLVGIATVTSFLIPNYIVAKGYTLIHFTILLLSACLGFFGIMLGFIGLFVHLNGLTSLRQPYLAPVTPFYPRDWLDLFIRGPFTWLKKRPAFLHPLKSWRYSKRR, via the coding sequence ATGTTTCAAAAGAAAGATCAAACACCATTCACAGCCGATCAGCCGGCTGTCAGTGCAGAAGCCATTGAAGCAGCGATTGCCGGCATGAGCGATGCCGTATCAGAAGAATATGAAATGAAGAACGGACAAAAAGCCGTGTTTTATTACATCAATACGATCATTGACGAAGGAAGTCTGCACGAATTGATCATCAAGCCCATGATCAGCTGCGGCGACGTTACGGTGTACGATTATTTAAAAGGTTTGCTCTTGAACGTTTTGCAGATTACAGCTTTGGATGAAGCGACAAATCTGCTCATGACAGGGGCCGTTCTTGTCTTTGATCCGCGGCACGGGCACTGGTATGCCATCCCGCTCGAAAACCGGCTGGGGCGGCAGATTGAATCATCGAAACACAGCTTTACAGAACAGATCGGCCTTAATTTATCTTTAATACGCAGACGGCTACCTTTGACAAATTTGAAAACCGAGAGACTCGAAATCGGCGCTTTAAGCAAAACGTCGATCGTTCTCATCTATATCGACGGACTGACCAACCCTGAATTTGTGGAAGAAGCGAAAAAAAGAATCGCCGCCATTGATTTTGATACGATGCTTGATTCGTCACAGCTTGCGGAATTGATGGAAGATCACCATCATACCATCTTTCCTCAGTTTCAGCAGACAGAGCGGCCCGATATTTGCACGTACAATTTGAGCATCGGAAAGGTCACGATTTTGGTCGATAATACACCGTTTGCGCTGAATGCGCCGATCACGCTTTTTCATCTGTTTCATTCATTCGAAGATTATACAATGCGCTGGCCAATTTCCAGCTTTTTTCGCTGGCTGCGCTATTTCAGCTTTATTCTGTCCATTGCGTTAATTCCTGTATATGTCGCTTTATCGACCCATCATTATCACATGATTCCTTTGCAAATCCTTAATGTATTGATTGAATCAAGGAGCAAAGTGCCGTTCAACCCGTTTTGGGAAGCGTTTCTCATGTTGATCGTGATCGAATTTATTAAAGAGGCCAGCGTGCGGATGCCGACAAAGTCAAGCTCAACCTTGGGTGTCATCTCAGGGATCGTCATCGGGGAAGCAGCGGTGCAGGCCGGCTTTGTCAGCAAAGTTTTGGTTGTCTTAGTCGGGATCGCAACGGTCACCTCTTTTTTGATTCCGAATTACATCGTGGCGAAGGGGTATACATTGATCCACTTTACGATTCTGTTATTATCAGCTTGCCTCGGCTTTTTTGGAATCATGCTCGGGTTTATTGGATTATTTGTCCATTTAAATGGGCTTACTTCTTTAAGACAGCCTTATTTGGCCCCTGTTACACCTTTTTATCCGCGGGATTGGCTCGATCTTTTCATTCGGGGCCCGTTCACTTGGCTAAAAAAACGCCCGGCATTTTTACACCCTCTCAAAAGCTGGCGGTACAGCAAAAGGAGATGA
- a CDS encoding IucA/IucC family protein: protein MSSFKEIAENATIQSFLNCYLRETGIETREIADGSQKMLVVPLKRQHIELIVPVKYWSKTGRHLFSFPLYYKTTQDENRLPLDYVTLVSLASKELLLRQNSGGAEDEFMLRVILSCRNISRYVEERAGDQHELNAADFTFIEAEQSLLLGHLMHPTPKSRQGMKPEEESIYSPELKGEFQLHYFKAHASLVLHDSSTGTKAPLVIQEELKNDPMIDKAWLDEETSDPDFALLPAHPLQAKALLEEPYVQKLIDQGLLTYLGAKGRTFTATSSVRTVYSKHSRYMYKFSVPIKITNSLRVNKQKELDRGVEMARLLQTELGQRLYQEFPGFRVITDPAYISIQGENGESGFEVVIRENPFYEDDRSASLIAGLCQDHAYGKESRLSSVIRELALKEGRTTEEVCADWFDKYLSISLEPVLWLFETYGLAIEAHQQNAVIRLKNGYPDTFYYRDNQGYYYSESKADMLSSLLEGLSERSETICSDSVAVERLRYYFFFNHLFGLVNGFGCEGLIREETLLSMIRERLEKAEQIYGITELTDSLLRFPELPCKANLLTRFYDMDELTGSLETQSRYTSVQNPLLKEAAAVHE, encoded by the coding sequence ATGAGTTCATTTAAAGAAATAGCAGAAAATGCTACGATTCAAAGCTTTTTAAATTGCTATTTGCGGGAAACCGGCATCGAAACCCGTGAGATCGCGGACGGCTCCCAAAAAATGCTGGTGGTCCCGCTAAAACGCCAGCACATCGAGCTGATCGTTCCGGTCAAGTATTGGTCGAAGACGGGAAGGCACCTCTTCTCATTTCCGCTCTATTATAAAACAACTCAAGACGAAAACCGGCTTCCGCTCGACTATGTCACGCTCGTCTCCCTCGCTTCAAAAGAATTGCTTCTTCGGCAAAACAGCGGGGGCGCCGAGGATGAATTCATGCTTAGAGTCATTTTGAGCTGCCGTAATATCAGCCGTTATGTGGAAGAGCGGGCGGGTGATCAACATGAGCTGAACGCGGCCGATTTTACGTTTATCGAAGCAGAGCAATCGCTTTTGCTCGGCCACCTGATGCATCCGACGCCAAAAAGCAGGCAGGGGATGAAGCCTGAAGAGGAAAGCATCTATTCGCCTGAACTTAAAGGGGAGTTTCAGCTTCATTATTTTAAGGCGCACGCCTCCCTCGTTCTGCACGACTCAAGTACAGGAACAAAAGCGCCGCTGGTCATTCAAGAGGAACTGAAGAACGATCCGATGATTGACAAAGCGTGGCTTGATGAGGAAACATCCGATCCGGACTTTGCGCTTCTTCCCGCACACCCGCTCCAGGCGAAAGCCTTGTTGGAGGAGCCGTATGTGCAAAAATTGATCGATCAGGGTCTCCTTACATATCTCGGCGCAAAAGGGCGGACGTTTACGGCGACATCCTCCGTCCGCACGGTCTACAGCAAGCACTCGCGCTATATGTACAAATTCTCGGTGCCGATCAAAATTACGAATTCGCTTCGTGTGAACAAGCAGAAAGAGCTGGACAGAGGAGTGGAAATGGCCCGGCTTCTGCAGACAGAGCTCGGTCAACGGTTGTACCAGGAGTTTCCCGGCTTCCGCGTCATCACAGATCCGGCTTACATCTCTATTCAAGGAGAAAACGGGGAATCCGGCTTTGAAGTCGTGATCAGAGAGAACCCGTTTTATGAAGACGACCGTTCGGCAAGCCTGATCGCCGGGCTCTGCCAGGATCACGCTTACGGGAAAGAGTCAAGGCTGTCCTCTGTCATCCGTGAGCTGGCGTTAAAAGAAGGACGGACAACGGAAGAAGTGTGCGCCGACTGGTTTGACAAGTATTTGTCCATTTCGCTTGAGCCTGTTTTATGGCTGTTTGAAACATACGGGCTGGCGATTGAAGCGCACCAGCAGAACGCCGTCATCCGTTTAAAAAACGGCTACCCTGACACGTTTTATTACAGGGATAACCAAGGCTACTATTACAGCGAATCAAAAGCGGACATGCTCTCCAGCCTGCTCGAAGGCTTAAGCGAAAGGAGCGAGACGATCTGTTCGGACAGCGTGGCTGTTGAGAGACTGCGCTATTACTTCTTCTTCAACCATTTGTTTGGACTTGTGAACGGTTTCGGCTGCGAAGGGCTGATCCGGGAAGAAACGCTCCTGTCCATGATCAGAGAGCGGCTTGAGAAAGCGGAACAAATTTACGGCATCACTGAGCTGACCGACAGCCTGCTTCGTTTTCCTGAGCTTCCGTGCAAGGCCAATCTGCTGACGAGATTTTATGACATGGATGAGCTGACAGGCTCCCTTGAAACCCAGTCGCGCTACACGTCAGTTCAAAATCCGCTTCTGAAGGAGGCGGCTGCCGTCCATGAATGA
- a CDS encoding aspartate aminotransferase family protein, which yields MSVQTRSKNEAFLEQQNRRESNARSYPRRFPLAMQTAEGILVKDADGKQYYDCLAGAGTLALGHNHPVVIEAIQKMIDEKRPLHTLDITSEIKEEFISEVFESLPEAFAKRAKIQFCGPTGGDAIEAALKLVKTATGKRTVLSFHGAYHGATHGTMALSGNLSPKENVQGLMPDVHFLPYPYEYRCPFGTGGDDTHRLSSSYIENMLDDPESGILQPAGMIFEAVQGEGGSVPARAEWIREMRRITKERGIPLIIDEVQTGIGRTGKMFAFEHAGIIPDVIVLSKAIGGSLPLSVVIYDQDLDKWGPGAHIGTFRGNQMAMAAGSATLKYIKEHDVLSHVEKVGAKLMRELQGIQEHVPEIGDVRGRGLMIGAEIVAPHKKQNANGSYPADAELASVIQRKCFEKGLIVETGGRHGSVIRFLPPLIVTEEQIDDITAIFKEAVYEAVK from the coding sequence ATGTCTGTACAAACCCGTTCTAAAAATGAAGCGTTTTTGGAGCAGCAAAATAGAAGAGAATCAAATGCGCGTTCTTATCCGCGCAGATTTCCGCTCGCCATGCAAACGGCGGAAGGCATCTTGGTCAAGGATGCAGATGGAAAGCAGTATTATGACTGCCTGGCTGGAGCGGGAACGCTTGCACTCGGTCATAATCATCCAGTTGTCATTGAAGCCATTCAAAAAATGATTGATGAAAAACGACCGCTGCACACGCTTGACATCACATCGGAAATAAAAGAAGAGTTTATCAGCGAGGTGTTTGAGAGCCTGCCTGAAGCTTTCGCCAAACGGGCGAAAATTCAGTTCTGCGGTCCGACTGGCGGCGATGCGATCGAAGCCGCGCTCAAACTGGTGAAAACAGCGACAGGAAAGAGAACCGTCCTCTCATTTCATGGCGCATACCATGGAGCAACACACGGAACGATGGCATTAAGCGGCAATCTCTCTCCGAAAGAAAACGTCCAAGGATTAATGCCTGACGTTCATTTTCTCCCATATCCTTATGAATACCGCTGCCCGTTCGGCACCGGAGGGGACGACACCCACCGTCTGTCAAGCTCATATATCGAAAATATGCTGGATGACCCTGAAAGCGGTATTCTGCAGCCGGCGGGAATGATCTTTGAAGCGGTGCAAGGTGAAGGGGGATCGGTTCCGGCGCGGGCGGAATGGATCAGAGAGATGAGAAGGATCACAAAAGAACGCGGAATCCCGTTGATCATTGACGAGGTGCAGACCGGCATCGGCCGAACCGGAAAAATGTTTGCGTTCGAGCACGCCGGCATTATACCGGATGTCATCGTCCTTTCAAAAGCGATCGGCGGAAGCCTGCCGCTGTCAGTCGTCATCTATGATCAAGATCTTGACAAGTGGGGACCGGGGGCGCACATCGGCACATTCAGAGGGAACCAGATGGCGATGGCGGCCGGAAGTGCAACTTTAAAATATATAAAAGAGCATGATGTGCTATCACATGTGGAAAAAGTCGGTGCGAAACTCATGCGTGAATTACAAGGCATTCAGGAGCACGTTCCCGAAATCGGCGATGTCCGGGGACGAGGGCTGATGATCGGCGCCGAAATTGTCGCACCGCACAAAAAGCAAAACGCAAACGGCAGCTACCCGGCCGATGCGGAGCTTGCAAGCGTCATTCAAAGAAAATGCTTTGAAAAGGGACTGATCGTTGAAACGGGAGGCCGCCACGGTAGTGTGATCCGCTTCCTGCCTCCGCTCATCGTAACGGAAGAGCAAATTGACGACATCACCGCGATTTTCAAAGAGGCCGTCTATGAAGCAGTCAAGTAA
- a CDS encoding Ger(x)C family spore germination C-terminal domain-containing protein → MMKGKRALLCSVMLSLCLAQGCSPFVENNEIEEISPVTFWFIKEGKNKKLSMSTLVPPIGLEKKRVFNIEVNMIKQAGKDFNLNYYNELQNGQLRMLIIEEKLARKGILPIINTLLNDPKTPQRLYVMVVKGDFEKYMLNELKQSEKFDFYLYQTLKHFEKASQGEMTIVNLHQFKNLLYTHFSDPYTPVFKTDEDDFIYEGTALFKDDKLQNIIGGVDDQMFQLINNNKYLKLLALPEISLVIGKARSSVFFNLNKKNTALSLKVNVDGGIEEYTGDKNLQDEREFNALIHEAEAQLEKQTAELLKKMQDMKVDPFEIGGEALFPFTKPMSDNTWKKKWSKMDIDVDYRLNLRTVTNTE, encoded by the coding sequence ATGATGAAGGGAAAACGGGCTTTATTATGCTCTGTCATGCTCAGCCTTTGCCTGGCGCAGGGCTGCTCTCCATTTGTGGAAAATAATGAGATTGAAGAAATTTCTCCGGTTACGTTTTGGTTTATCAAGGAAGGAAAAAACAAAAAACTGTCTATGAGCACATTGGTCCCGCCGATCGGACTTGAGAAAAAACGCGTCTTCAATATCGAAGTGAACATGATCAAACAGGCCGGCAAGGATTTTAATTTAAACTATTACAACGAGCTGCAAAACGGGCAGCTCCGCATGCTGATCATTGAAGAAAAGCTGGCCAGAAAAGGAATCCTTCCGATTATCAACACGCTTTTGAACGATCCAAAAACCCCTCAGCGACTATACGTGATGGTCGTCAAAGGGGACTTTGAAAAATACATGCTTAATGAACTGAAACAAAGCGAAAAATTTGATTTCTATCTCTATCAGACCTTAAAACATTTCGAAAAAGCAAGTCAGGGCGAAATGACCATCGTCAACCTGCATCAGTTCAAAAATTTGCTTTACACCCATTTTTCCGATCCCTACACACCGGTTTTCAAAACGGATGAAGATGATTTTATTTATGAAGGAACAGCCCTTTTTAAAGACGACAAATTGCAGAACATCATAGGCGGCGTGGATGACCAAATGTTTCAGCTGATCAACAACAACAAATACCTCAAGCTCCTGGCGCTCCCCGAGATTTCTCTCGTGATCGGCAAGGCCCGGTCATCCGTCTTTTTCAATTTGAATAAAAAAAATACAGCGCTATCCTTGAAAGTGAATGTTGATGGCGGAATTGAGGAATATACCGGTGACAAAAACCTGCAGGATGAGCGGGAATTCAATGCGCTGATCCATGAGGCCGAAGCGCAATTGGAAAAACAGACCGCCGAACTGCTGAAAAAGATGCAGGATATGAAGGTTGACCCTTTTGAAATCGGCGGTGAAGCATTGTTCCCGTTCACTAAGCCGATGAGCGACAACACGTGGAAGAAGAAATGGAGTAAGATGGATATCGATGTTGATTATCGATTGAACCTCAGAACAGTTACAAATACGGAGTAG
- a CDS encoding GNAT family protein: MAVINGKKVKLRSITMDDLPLLWKWIYGVKDPEWKKWDAPYFPLLPEPYQYFADSFVQALNERPPRYMGIEIGGELKGTVSYYWECRPTRWLECGIVIYDPLFWNGGYGTEAVSLWVSYLFDHLDVPRIGMTTWSGNQRMMKCAEKAGFTMEGRIRKVRYYKGTYYDSIRYGMLRDEWEKLCGRP, translated from the coding sequence TTGGCAGTCATAAACGGTAAGAAAGTCAAACTGCGTTCAATTACGATGGATGACCTGCCTCTGTTGTGGAAATGGATATACGGTGTGAAAGATCCTGAATGGAAAAAGTGGGATGCTCCCTACTTCCCGCTGCTGCCTGAGCCGTATCAGTATTTCGCCGATTCCTTTGTGCAGGCTTTGAATGAGAGACCTCCACGCTACATGGGGATAGAAATCGGGGGAGAGCTGAAAGGGACGGTTTCGTATTATTGGGAGTGCCGGCCGACCCGCTGGCTTGAGTGCGGAATCGTCATCTATGACCCACTCTTTTGGAACGGCGGCTACGGCACTGAGGCTGTGTCATTATGGGTCAGCTACTTATTTGATCATCTCGATGTCCCGAGAATCGGGATGACCACATGGTCCGGAAATCAGCGGATGATGAAATGCGCAGAAAAGGCGGGGTTTACGATGGAGGGGCGTATCCGCAAGGTCAGATATTATAAGGGAACCTACTATGATTCGATCAGGTACGGGATGTTAAGAGATGAGTGGGAGAAGCTTTGCGGCCGCCCTTGA